The Panicum virgatum strain AP13 chromosome 5K, P.virgatum_v5, whole genome shotgun sequence genome has a window encoding:
- the LOC120708715 gene encoding auxin transporter-like protein 1, protein MAREQLEEAIVADGNGKEEEVGVMGIAGAGDGDEQHGGGKFSMKSFLWHGGSVWDAWFSCASNQVAQVLLTLPYSFSQLGMLSGVLLQIFYGFLGSWTAYLISVLYVEYRSRKEKEGVSFKNHVIQWFEVLDGLLGPYWKAAGLAFNCTFLLFGSVIQLIACASNIYYINDRLDKRTWTYIFGACCATTVFIPSFHNYRIWSFLGLGMTTYTAWYLAIAALINGQVEGVSHTGPTKLVLYFTGATNILYTFGGHAVTVEIMHAMWKPAKFKYIYLLATLYVFTLTLPSASAMYWAFGDELLSHSNAFSLLPKNGWRDAAVILMLIHQFITFGFACTPLYFVWEKMIGMHDAKSIFKRALARLPIVVPIWFLAIIFPFFGPINSAVGALLVSFTVYIIPALAHILTYRTASARMNAAEKPPFFLPSWAGMFVVNVFIVVWVLVVGFGLGGWASMVNFIRQIDTFGLFAKCYQCPKPPVPAAPAPLPHH, encoded by the exons ATGGCGCGCGAGCAGCTGGAGGAGGCCATCGTGGCCGACGGCAacggcaaggaggaggaggtcggcgTCATGGGCAtcgccggcgcgggcgacggcgacgagcagcacggcggcggcaagtTCAGCATGAAGAGCTTCCTCTGGCACGGCGGCTCCGTCTGGGACGCGTGGTTCAGCTGCGCCTCCAACCAG GTGGCGCAGGTGCTGCTGACCCTGCCGTACTCCTTCTCGCAGCTGGGGATGCTGTCCGGCGTGCTGCTGCAGATCTTCTACGGCTTCCTGGGCAGCTGGACGGCCTACCTCATCAGTGTCCTCTACGTTGAGTACCGCTCCCGCAAGGAGAAGGAGGGCGTCAGCTTCAAGAACCACGTCATCCAG TGGTTCGAAGTGCTGGACGGGCTGCTGGGCCCGTACTGGAaggcggccggcctggccttcAACTGCACGTTCCTGCTCTTCGGTTCCGTCATCCAGCTGATCGCCTGCGCCAG CAACATCTACTACATCAACGACCGGCTGGACAAGCGGACATGGACGTACATCTTCGGCGCCTGCTGCGCCACCACGGTGTTCATCCCCTCCTTCCACAACTACCGGATCTGGTCCTTCCTGGGGCTCGGCATGACCACCTACACCGCGTGGTacctcgccatcgccgcgcTCATCAACGGCCAG GTAGAGGGCGTCTCGCACACCGGCCCGACCAAGCTCGTGCTCTACTTCACCGGCGCCACCAACATCCTCTACACCTTCGGCGGCCACGCCGTCACAGT CGAGATCATGCACGCGATGTGGAAGCCTGCCAAGTTCAAGTACATCTACCTGCTGGCGACGCTGTATGTGTTCACGCTGACGCTGCCGTCGGCGTCGGCCATGTACTGGGCGTTCGGCGACGAGCTCCTGAGCCACTCGAACGCCTTCTCGCTGCTGCCCAAGAACGGGTGGCGCGACGCGGCGGTGATCCTGATGCTGATCCACCAGTTCATCACGTTCGGGTTCGCGTGCACGCCGCTCTACTTCGTGTGGGAGAAGATGATCGGGATGCACGACGCCAAGAGCATCTTCAAGCGCGCGCTGGCGCGGCTCCCCATCGTGGTGCCCATCTGGTTCCTCGCCATCATCTTCCCCTTCTTCGGCCCCATCAACTCCGCCGTCGGCGCCCTCCTCGTCAGCTTCACCGTCTACATCATCCCCGCGCTCGCCCACATCCTCACCTACCGCACGGCCTCCGCGCGCATG AATGCTGCGGAGAAGCCACCGTTCTTCCTGCCGAGCTGGGCGGGGATGTTCGTGGTGAACGTGTTCATCGTGGTGTGGGTGCTGGTGGTCGGCTTCGGGCTCGGCGGCTGGGCCAGCATGGTGAACTTCATCAGGCAGATCGACACGTTCGGGCTCTTCGCCAAGTGCTACCAGTGCCCCAAGCCGCCcgtccccgccgcgccggcgccgttgCCGCACCACTAG